A window of Melopsittacus undulatus isolate bMelUnd1 chromosome 2, bMelUnd1.mat.Z, whole genome shotgun sequence contains these coding sequences:
- the TSC22D1 gene encoding TSC22 domain family protein 1 isoform X3 — protein sequence MNAQCCRPVAMDLGVYQLRHFSISFLSSLLGTDNSSLRLDSSSSGASVVAIDNKIEQAMDLVKSHLMYAVREEVEVLKEQIKELIEKNSQLEQENTLLKTLASPEQLAQFQAQLQTGSPPSSSQSQGTTQQPAQPASQGSGPSA from the exons ATGAATGCCCAATGTTGTAGACCAGTGGCAATGGATCTAGGAGTTTATCAACTAAGACACTTCTCAATTTCTTTCTTATCGTCCTTGCTGGGTACCGACAACTCTTCCCTGAGGCTCGACAGTAG CTCCTCTGGTGCAAGCGTGGTAGCGATCGACAACAAAATTGAGCAGGCGATG GATCTGGTAAAGAGTCACTTGATGTATGCGGTAAGGGAGGAAGTGGAGGTCCTCAAAGAGCAAATCAAAGAGCTGATAGAGAAGAACTCGCAGCTGGAGCAAGAAAACACTCTGCTAAAAACACTTGCCAGCCCGGAGCAGCTTGCCCAGTTCCAAGCGCAGCTGCAGACTGGTTCCCCGCCTTCCTCTTCCCAGTCACAAGGGACAACACAGCAGCCTGCTCAGCCGGCATCACAGGGGTCAGGGCCTTCAGCGTAG
- the TSC22D1 gene encoding TSC22 domain family protein 1 isoform X4 — MDLVKSHLMYAVREEVEVLKEQIKELIEKNSQLEQENTLLKTLASPEQLAQFQAQLQTGSPPSSSQSQGTTQQPAQPASQGSGPSA, encoded by the exons ATG GATCTGGTAAAGAGTCACTTGATGTATGCGGTAAGGGAGGAAGTGGAGGTCCTCAAAGAGCAAATCAAAGAGCTGATAGAGAAGAACTCGCAGCTGGAGCAAGAAAACACTCTGCTAAAAACACTTGCCAGCCCGGAGCAGCTTGCCCAGTTCCAAGCGCAGCTGCAGACTGGTTCCCCGCCTTCCTCTTCCCAGTCACAAGGGACAACACAGCAGCCTGCTCAGCCGGCATCACAGGGGTCAGGGCCTTCAGCGTAG